The DNA window TCCTTAGGGTGTGGTTGGTAGCCTTTATTCACCTCAAATTGTTTATTCCCATTGCTTTGGCTTCAGAAACACTTGGAATTTAAGAAAAAGTGTAACATATTAATCACCTGAAGCTTTAGaagaatattattttttctaaatcCTTCTTTACTACTGAAAGTTTTACTATACTACCAATGAATTCACAACTTAAACAGTACTAGtttattttttggaacaaagaaatatatattttaacaaTAAGGATAAAGAGAAGTTACAGAGAATTACAAAAGCATACAAGACTGACATATAGCTAGAATCTTTATCTATAAGCAGGTGAAGATCAATAGGAATGTGATCTAAAGGAATAAATCTCCAAGAGAGGGAAAGTATCCAAAATCTAATGAGTTTTTCTTTGGGACTATCAACCTTGGATCCATTTCCAGATGATTAATCCATCAGTCCAGTCCTTTTCTGTAGCAGCTTTGGAAACAGTCAAAAAGGGTTTCACTGAAAGCTGAATAGAAGATATCATTAATCCTTTAAACATACCACACAGTGAAAGAGACTTCCCCTGCAAGACTCAAATGGATCTTTAATCTTTGTTCTCTTTATTCATGCCTTGTACTTACTACCTTGCATTCGCCAAATTCAGTCACTGGTTTGGAGTCAGTTGAACAACCTGAACCATGGCGACAACCAGACTTGACAATACTTTTGTCCCTGTAGAAGTAGTTAGCAACTGTCAATCAAACTCTAGGCCTCGAATACGGAGGGTTCCATGCATATTGCGTGGGAtcgaaaaaaacaaaagatgtTATGAACCAATAGTGGTCTCAATTGGTCCTTTCCACCATGGGAAACCTGAATTCCAATTTCTGGAGCAGCTCAAGATTGAACTGGAGCAGCAGTTCATTTCCGATATGGGCTGTGATCTGTTCCCAAACTTTGATGAGGTAGCTATGAGAGCAAAGGACTGCTATGATTGGAGAACTCTCACTGAGCTCCCAAATGATGTTTTCAAGCGCATGATGTTCCGAGATGGTTGTTTCATTCTCCATTTCATTCACTGCATGGTGGAAAACAGGGCCATTGGTACCAAGATGAAAACTGATCAAAGGGTTTTTGTATTAAGGGACTTGTTCTTGCTGGAGAACCAATTGCCCTTCATAGTTCTCAAGGAACTGATGAGCTTGAAATTtggtgaaatcaaatcaaaagaactGATTGCCAATTTCATCCGTAATCAAACAGTGATGCCCAGCAATCCTCAATCGCAGCAAGACAGTACTCAACCCCTTCATCTCCTCGACCTACTTCAGAAAGAATTAATCCGTGCTACCAGAGATGGCGGCGACACCACAGCCATGGAACTGGATGACTGGTATTCATTTCGTGCAATCACCGAGCTTAGAGAATCGGGTATTGAGTGCAAGAGAAGCAATTCTTGTAGCCTAAAGGATATCAGTTTCAAAAGTGGCATCATCAAGGGATATCTGTTACTTCCTCCTATTGTCATTGATGACTCAACTCAGACCAAGTTGTTAAACATGGTAGCTTATGAAACATGCCCTGATACTCCCGACGACTTCACTGTTACCTCTTACATCTGTTTCCTGGATTCTCTCATTGATAGCGCCGAGGATGTGAAAGAGCTGAGATCAAAACGAATACTTCTCAATGTACTTGGCAGTGACCAGCAAGTAGCTGATCTCTTTAACGACTTGACAATCGACTTGGTGCCTCACCCTGAGCTTTATCGAAGTGTCAAGAGTGGAATTGAGAAGCATTACAGGAGCTATTTAAGGATTTGGATGGTTAATCTGTGCAAAATATATTTCGGTAACCCATGGTCTGTCATAGCCTTTGTTGCTGCTGCAATGGCTCTCCTGCTTACTACGGTTCAAACGTATTACACCATCTTCCCTAGAAAGTAGCTCTAATTCATCCTCTGCTTACTTTTCTAGGCCCAAAGATGAAATTTGGACCATATTTACCTATATTATTCAGGTTTGTTGATCATGTTCTATGTACTTCTtggataatttatttttcatattcatCATTTATTGTATTGATTCTGTTCCTATCTGGGTTTGGTTTGAGAGTAAATGGTAGGAAGGAGGGCATATATGAAGCATGTGAGAGATGAGTTTTGAAGATTGAGGTTTGATCCTTGTGGATCAGGTTCTATTCATTGTTCAGATTGTTCAGACCTACTTGGGTGGCTTTCCAATATCCTTGAGAACTAGTAAAGCTTTGTATAATTGATATCTATTCCCATTCCT is part of the Macadamia integrifolia cultivar HAES 741 chromosome 9, SCU_Mint_v3, whole genome shotgun sequence genome and encodes:
- the LOC122088116 gene encoding UPF0481 protein At3g47200-like; the encoded protein is MATTRLDNTFVPVEVVSNCQSNSRPRIRRVPCILRGIEKNKRCYEPIVVSIGPFHHGKPEFQFLEQLKIELEQQFISDMGCDLFPNFDEVAMRAKDCYDWRTLTELPNDVFKRMMFRDGCFILHFIHCMVENRAIGTKMKTDQRVFVLRDLFLLENQLPFIVLKELMSLKFGEIKSKELIANFIRNQTVMPSNPQSQQDSTQPLHLLDLLQKELIRATRDGGDTTAMELDDWYSFRAITELRESGIECKRSNSCSLKDISFKSGIIKGYLLLPPIVIDDSTQTKLLNMVAYETCPDTPDDFTVTSYICFLDSLIDSAEDVKELRSKRILLNVLGSDQQVADLFNDLTIDLVPHPELYRSVKSGIEKHYRSYLRIWMVNLCKIYFGNPWSVIAFVAAAMALLLTTVQTYYTIFPRK